The following proteins are encoded in a genomic region of Arachis stenosperma cultivar V10309 chromosome 4, arast.V10309.gnm1.PFL2, whole genome shotgun sequence:
- the LOC130973621 gene encoding 60S ribosomal protein L2, mitochondrial-like: protein MAVSLWRARLASSLVANLTNSLRRFSSETNAHNAREAMMNQMMYSDINSRIGSCMPLSSMRIGTIIHNIELNPGQGGKLVRAAGTCAKILKEPTSKYCLIQLPSGVKKMIDSRCRATVGTVSNPSHGDKKLRKAGQSRWLGRRPVVRGVAMNPVDHPHGGGEGKSKSSGRWGKGSRTPWGKPTKSGFKTGPLKRRK from the exons ATGGCTGTCTCACTATGGAGAGCTCGCTTAGCTTCCTCTCTTGTCGCCAATCTCACCAACTCTCTTCGCCGTTTCTCTTCCG AAACAAATGCTCATAATGCTCGAGAGGCCATGATGAATCAGATGATGTATTCCGATATAAATTCTCGAATTGGGAGTTGTATGCCATTATCTTCTATGCGAATTGGAACTATCATTCACAATATTGAATTGAACCCGGGGCAAGGTGGCAAGCTGGTTAGAGCTGCTGGAACTTGTGCAAAAATCCTGAAAGAACCCACATCAAAATACTGTCTTATCCAGCTCCCCTCGGGTGTTAAAAAAATGATTGATTCTCGTTGCAGGGCCACCGTTGGTACTGTCTCAAATCCAAGCCACGGAGATAAGAAGCTTAGGAAGGCTGGACAAAGCCGGTGGCTTGGCCGTAGACCAGTTGTTCGAGGAGTGGCCATGAATCCAGTAGACCATCCTCATGGTGGAGGAGAGGGTAAGAGCAAGAGTAGTGGTCGGTGGGGAAAAGGATCTCGAACTCCTTGGGGTAAGCCGACTAAGAGTGGATTCAAGACCGGGCCCCTGAAACGTAGGAAGTAG